Within the Bradyrhizobium ottawaense genome, the region CCCGAAGCGCCGCAGCAGGCGCCGCTGCAGTCCGCGTCCTATGGCGACGTCACGGTTCGCCCGATCGCCCAGAAGCCGACCCTGTTCCCGGACCATCACGACGCGCCCCGCGCCGAGACCGAGGAGCCGGTGATGCCTGATACCTTCATCCCGCAGGCGGCCGAACGTGCGCCGGTCCGCACCCCCAGGATGCCGAAGTTCGAGGACCTTCCGATGCCGGCGCAGGCCGAAATCCGGCAGGCCCGCGGCGACGCCGAGGAAGACCATCCCCAGAAGACCCGGCTGTCGCTGCTGCAGCGGCTGGCCAATGTCGGCCTCGGCCGCCGTGACGAAGAGACCGAGCCGCCGATCGCGGCCCGCGCCTCCGGTCCTTCGATGTCGCCGTTGCCGCCGCTCCCCGAGCGCAAGCCGCAGCGCACCGTCTCCCAGCAGATGGGGAACGAGCCGGTATCCGAGTATGCGCGACGTCCCGCACCGCAAGGTTTGGACACCCACGGCCGCCCGGCACCTGTTGCACCGGCGCCACAGGGCGACGACCATCTTGATATCCCGGCCTTCCTGCGCCGGCAGGCCAACTGAAGATTGTTACAATTCTGACGACCCGAAAGGCCCCGGCTGATCCAGCCGGGGCCTTTTTCTTGGGTGTCGCGACGAGGCGTGGCTGGGTAGCCAACCACCTGATTTTAAATCATTAATTATGTATTCCTGATCAGATGGGGCAGCCAGAATGGTGTCCAACCGGTTCGGAATTTGTCTAAGCCTTGGCGCGAATGCGGCAGAGATAGGGTAACAATCGGTAAAAAAGCGTGAGTTGGCGCGCTTTCAGGCTGTGACTATGGTCTGCCGTGACTTGGGGATGCCTAAACTTCGAATCAGCGTGCAAGCGTGGTTCCAGTCTTGGGTTAAGTCGGGTAGTGGGCAGTTATCGTATGAAATTCAGCCGTCAAACCACGCTTCGGTCGCAAGCCACCGTGACTGGCGTCGGCGTACATTCCGGTCTGGCTGTTAATCTCACCATTGGACCTGCACCCATCGATGCAGGTTTTATTTTTGTCCGCACCGGTCTTGAAGATGCCGACCGCGAAGTTCCGGCGGTCGCGGGATCCGTGATCGCCACCGACCTCGCGACCGTTCTCGGCGATAGCGACGGTCCGCTGGTTTCCACCGCCGAACATGTGCTCGCGGCCTTGCGCGGCATGGGCGTCGACAACGCCATCATCGAAGTCGATGGTCCCGAAGTTCCGATCATGGACGGCAGTGCGGCCGCTTTCGTCGCCGCCATCGATCAAGCCGGCATCGTCACCCAGTCCGCAACCCGCCGTTTCATCCAGGTGCTGAAGCCGGTGCAGGTTGTGATCGGCGACAGTTTTGGCGAGTTGCGCCCCCATGCCAGCGGGTTCCGCGCCGAGGTCGAAATCAACTTCGCCAATCCCGCGATCGGCCACCAGAATTTTGCGTTCGATCTCTGTCCCGAAAGCTTCCGCCGCGATGTTTCGCGCGCCCGCACCTTCGGCTTCATGAACGAAGTGGCGCGGCTCTGGAACGCCGGTTTCGCGCGCGGCGCGTCCTTTGAGAATACGGTGGTGTTCGACGAAGCCCGGCTGCACAACGCCGAAGGCCTGCGCTACGCCGACGAATGCGTCCGTCACAAGGTGCTCGACGTGATCGGCGATCTCGCGCTGGCCGGTCTGCCGCTGCAAGGCGTCTATCGCTCGGTGCGTGGCGGCCACAAGCTCAATCACGCCGTGCTGACGGCCCTGCTGGCCGATCACAGTGCCTGGCGAGTGGTCGAAGCCGAACCGGCGCGCCGTTCCCGCAGTCATGCCGAGGCAGGTGCCGGCATGGTGGGCGGCATGATCGCCCCGGCCTACGGCCCGGACGTGTCCTGACTTTCGACTTCGAAATGTCCTGACTTGCGCCTTCGCAATGTCCTGACTTTCGACTTCGAAATGTCCCGACTTGCGCCTTCGCAATGTCCTGACTTTCGGCTTGGAAATGTCCTGACTTTCGATTCTCTGATTCCCTGACTTTCGGCTTCGTGAGGGGCGCCCGCGCGCCCGATCCGGTATGCTCCACCGGACGCATCGACAGGAGCCCCGCCATGCTCGCCTCGATCATTTTCAATGTCGTCATTATCGCCGTCATGGTTTGGTGCGGGCGTTTCAGCGCCAAATACGCGGAGCGACGCGGGCGCGCCCGGCGCCCCTGGTTCCTGCTGGGCGCGCTGTTCTTTCCGATTCCATCGATTGTGCTGGCGCTTTTGCCGCCCCGCGGCGCCCTGTGACGATCTGACGTGGCTGGCGCGTTTTCCGTAGTAACCACAATTGGTAACGATGCGGTCCTGCCGCCTTAATCCGGGCGAATTGGCCCCGTATTCGGTTGGTTAACGATTGTTTTTCGGCTACACAGGCCTTGCGGTTGCGCCATCTCGCGCCGCGAGGCCTTTGAAGAGTTGGGCTTGGGGAATAGGCGTCCATGACCGCGGTTCATGGACGGGCGGGCGGATAGCCGCCGCATCACCATCGACCGCAACAAATGCGACCGCACCAGAGGCGTCAGGTCTTAACTTCATGTCGGCACAGCGTATGACGCTCGAACCACGCAAATCATCCGGCTATTTTGGCTTCGACGGGTCCTTGGCCCGCTCGTTGCGGCTGGCGGCGGGATTGATCGCGCTGGCCATCCCCTTGAGCGGATGCGGCACCGGCGCGCTGTGGGACAAGTTCACCGCCAAGGACGACACCTTCGTCGAGGAACCCGCGGACAAGCTCTACAATGAGGGCTTGTTCCTGATGAACCAGCGCAAGGATAACAAGGCGGCGTCGAAGAAATTCGAGGAAGTCGATCGTCAGCATCCTTATTCCGACTGGGCGCGCAAATCGCTGCTGATGTCGGCCTATGCGTTCTACAATTCCGGCGACTATGACAATTGCATCGGCGCCGCGACCCGTTACGTCACGCTGCATCCCGGCAGCCCCGATTCGGCTTACGCGCAGTATCTGATCGCGGCGTCGCATTACGACCAGATTCCGGATGTTTCCCGCGACCAGGGCCGCACCGAGAAGGCGATCGCGGCGCTGGAAGAGGTGATTCGCAAGTATCCGACCTCGGAATACGCCACCTCCGCCAAGGCCAAGCTGGAAGGCGCGCGCGACCAGCTCGCCGGCAAGGAAATGGACGTCGGCCGCTACTACCTCGAAAAGCACGACTATCCCGCTGCCATCAACCGTTTCAAGACCGTGGTCACCCGCTATCAGACCACGCGGCATGTCGAGGAGGCGCTGGCCCGGCTCACCGAGGCCTATATGGCGATCGGCATCGTCGGCGAGGCGCAGACCGCCGCCGCGGTACTTGGGCACAATTTTCCTGACAGCCGCTGGTACAAGGACGCCTATAATCTTGTAAAGTCCGGTGGTCTCGAGCCGAGCGAGAATCAGGGTTCCTACATTTCCAGGGCCTTCAAGAAGATAGGTCTCGGCTAGGAATTTACTTGGCATGCTGGCCCGTCTGTCGATCCGTGACATCGTCCTGATCGAACGGCTCGATATAGAGTTTTCCCGTGGCCTCGCGGTGCTGACCGGCGAAACCGGCGCGGGCAAATCCATCCTGCTCGATGCGTTCGCGCTGGCGCTCGGCGGCCGCGGCGATCAGGGTTTGGTTCGCCATGGCGCGGAGCAGGGCCAGGTCACCGCGACCTTCGATGTGCCCAAGGACCATCCGGCGGCAAAGATTCTTTCCGAGAACGGCCTCGACGATACCGGTGAAATGATTCTGCGCCGCGTCCAGCTTGCCGACGGCCGCACCCGCGCCTTCATCAACGACCAGTCGATCTCTGTGCAGACCCTGAAGGCGGTCGGCGCGGCGCTGGTCGAGATCCACGGCCAGCATGACGAGCGCGCGCTGGTCGATGCCTCGACGCACCGCCAGTTGCTCGACGCCTTCGCAGGCCTCGAGAAGGAGGTCAGCGCCCTGGAGACGCTCTGGGAGGCGCGGCGCTCCGCCAACACGGTGCTTGAGGCGCATCGCGCCAGCATGGAGCGCGCGGCGCGCGAGGCGGATTACCTGCGCCACGCCTCGGACGAGTTGAAGGCGCTGCGGCCAAAGGACGGCGAGGAGAGCGCGCTGGCCGAACGCCGCACCACGATGATGCAGGGCGAGAAGATCGCCAGCGATTTGCGCGAGGCGCAAGAGGCGGTCGGCGGCAATCATTCGCCGGTGCCGGCGCTGGCCGCCGCGGTTCGCCGGCTCGAACGCCGCGCCGGCAATCTGCCGCATCTGGTCGAACCGGCGGTGAAGGCGATCGATATCGCCATCAATGCGCTGGAAGAGGCCGAACAGCACCTCAACGCCGCTTTGGCCGCCGCCGATTTCGATCCGGCGGAACTGGAACGCATCGAGGAGCGGCTGTTCGCGCTGCGCGCGGCCTCGCGCAAATATTCGACGCCGGTCGATGGCCTCGCAGCGCTGGCTGCGAAATACGCTGCCGACGTGGCGCTGATCGATGCCGGCGCCGGCCAGTTGAAGAAACTGGAAGCGGCGGCGGCCGAGGCCGACAAGCTCTACGGTGCCGCGGCTGCCAAGCTCTCCGCGGCGCGGACCAAATCCGCCGAAAAACTCAACAAGGCCGTCAACGCCGAGCTGGCGCCGCTGAAACTCGAACGCGCCAAATTCATGACGCAGGTCGAGAGCGACGCCAACGCGCCGGGGCCGCAGGGCATCGATCGCGTCGAGTTCTGGGTGCAGACCAATCCCGGCACCAAGCCGGGCCCGATGATGAAAGTCGCGTCCGGTGGCGAACTGTCGCGATTCCTGCTGGCGCTCAAGGTGGTGCTGTCCGATCGGGGTTCGGCGCCCACGCTGGTGTTCGACGAAATCGATACCGGCGTCGGCGGCGCGGTGGCGGATGCCATCGGCGCCCGGCTGGCGCGGCTGGCCGGCAAGGTTCAGGTGATGGCGGTGACGCACGCGCCGCAGGTCGCGGCCCGCGCCAGCCAGCATCTACTGATTTCCAAGGACGCGCTCGACAAGGGAAAGCGCGTCGCCACCCGCGTCAATGCGCTCGCTGCCGACCTCCGCCGCGAGGAAATCGCCCGCATGCTGGCCGGCGCCGAGATCACCGCCGAGGCAAGGGCCGCGGCGGACCGGCTGCTGAAGGCCGCGACGGCGTAACTCTCTCAACGTCATTCCGGGGCGATGCGCAGCATCGAACCCGGAATCTCGAGATCCCGGGTTCGTGCTTCGCACGCCCCGGAATGACAGCCTTAGTTATGGACGGACTCATTGGCAGATCGACTCGTACAAATCATCCCACGCCGGATTCTGCGCCTCGATCAACTGGACCTTCCACGCCCGCTTCCATTTCTTTAGTTCTTTTTCGCGGGAAATTGCGGAAACCGGATCGTCGTAGATTTCGAACCAAACCAGCCGTGTGATATTGTACCTGGATGAGAAGCCGGGGACGGCCTTGGTGCGGTGCTCGTAAATCCGGCGCACAAGGTCGTTCGTTACGCCGATATAGGTCGCTCCGTCCTTTCGGCTCGCCAGGATGTAGACATAGTAGGACATGACTTTTATCGTCGGATTTTCAAACGGTGTCATTCCGGGATGGTCCGAAGGACCAGACCCGGAATCTCGAGATTCCGGGTTCGTGCTTCGCACGCCCCGGAATGACAATTCATAGTTGCATGATGGTCAAATCCAGGAAAGCCGTTCTTCCCGACGTCGCCAAGCTCACCAAGCCGCAGGCCAAGGTGGAGCACATGCGGCTGGCGCTCGAGATCGAGGCGCACAACGAACGCTATTACCAGAAGGACGCGCCGACCGTATCGGATGCGGCCTACGACGCGTTGCGTCAGCGGCTGGAAGCGATCGAGGTGAAATTTCCCGATCTCGTTAGCAAGGATTCGCCGACACAGAAGGTCGGCGCCGCGCCGGCGCGCGGTTTCGCCAAGGTGCAGCATGTCGTTCCCATGCTGTCGCTCGGCAATGCTTTCAGCGACGAGGATGTCACCGAGTTCGTCGAGCGCATCCGGCGTTTCCTCAAGCTCGACGCCGACGAGATGCCTGCGATCACCGCCGAACCCAAGATCGACGGGTTGTCGCTGTCGCTGCGCTACGAGAACGGCGAGCTGGTGCGCGCGGCAACCCGCGGCGACGGGTTTACCGGCGAGGATGTCACCGCCAATGTCCGCACCATCAAGGATATTCCGCACGCGCTGAAGGGCCGTAACATTCCGGCCGCCTGCGAGATGCGCGGCGAAGTCTACATGCTCAAGAAGGATTTTCTTGAGCTGAACTGGAGGCAGGCCGAAGCCGACGAGACGGTGTTCGCCAATCCGCGCAATTCGGCGGCGGGCTCGCTGCGCCAGAAGGACGTCTCGATCACAGCATCCAGGCCGCTGAAGTTCTTTGCCTATACCTGGGGCGAGATGAGCGAGCGGCCGGCCGATACCCAGCACGGCATGCTGGAGTGGATGGACAAAGCAGGCTTTGCCGTCAATCCGCGCACCAAACTGTGCAAGAGCATCGACGATGTCTTGAAGTTCTACCGCAAGATCGGCGACGACCGCGCCTCGCTCGGCTACGATATCGACGGCGTGGTCTACAAGGTCGACCGTCTCGACTGGCAGGACCGCCTCGGCTTCGTGTCGCGCAGCCCGCGCTGGGCGATCGCGCACAAGTTCGCGGCGGAGCAGGCGACGACCGTCCTCAACGGCATCGACATCCAGGTCGGCCGCACCGGCGCGCTGACGCCGGTGGCGCGGCTTGCGCCGGTCACGGTCGGCGGTGTCGTGGTGCAGAACGCCACGCTGCACAATGAGGATTACATCAAGGGGATCGGCAACGACGGTGGCCCGATCCGCGATGGCGTCGATATTCGCGTCGGCGACACCGTGGTGGTGCAACGCGCCGGCGACGTGATTCCGCAGATCGCCAACGTGGTGCTGGACAAGCGGCCGGCCAACGCGAAGCCGTACAAGTTTCCCGAGGTCTGCCCGGTGTGCGGCAGTCATGCCGTCCGCGAGGAGGATGAGGCGGTGCGCCGCTGCACCGGCGCGATGATCTGCCCGGCGCAGGCGACGGAGCGGCTGAAGCATTTCGTCTCCCGGCTGGCGTTCGATATCGACGGCCTCGGCGACAAGCAGATTCAGGAATTCTACGAGGATGGCCTGGTGATGTCGCCGGTCGATATCTTCACGCTGCAAAAGCGCGATGCGCGTTCTTCCAGCAAGCTGATGCAGCGCGAGGGTTATGGCGAGACCTCGGTGCGTAATCTCTTTGCGGCGATCGACGCCCGTCGCAGCATCGAGCTGCACCGGCTGATCTTCGCGCTCGGCATCCGCCACGTCGGCGAGGGCAACGCCAAACTGCTGGCGCGGCATTACGGCACCATCGAGAATTTCCGCGACGCGATGCTGGCCGCCGCCAAGGGAGCTGAGGCCGAGGAAAACGAGACCGAGGCCTATCAGGATCTCAACAATATCGGCGGCATCGGCGAGATCGTCGCCGATGCGGTGGTCGAATTCTTCGCCGAGCCGCGCAACGTCAAGGCGCTGGGCGAACTCCTGCGCGAGATCGAGGTGAAGCCGGCCGAGCAGCCGAAGAAGAGCTCGCCGGTGTCGGACAAAACCGTGGTGTTCACGGGCTCGCTGACCAAGTTCACCCGCGACGAAGCCAAGGCGGTGGCCGAGCGCCTCGGCGCCAAGGTCGCAGGCTCGGTGTCGAAGAAAACCGACTATGTCGTCGCCGGCGAGGACGCCGGCTCCAAGCTCGCCAAGGCGCGCGAGCTCGGCGTGGCGGTGCTGACCGAAGACGACTGGCTGCAGCTGATCGGGGAGTAGCCGTTTACTTTCGTCATTGCGAGCGAAGCGACTTGTTCGCCGAAGCTCAACGAGCGAAGGCGGAAGCAATCCATCGCACGGCGTAAAGAAAGAATGGATTGCTTCGTCGCTGCGCTTCTCGCAATGACGACTAATTCAGCTTCCTCGGCCCGTCACTGACCAGTCTCAGGTCGATCCTGCCGATCAGCTCCGAACGATGAGCCTCGGCGGCGTTGATGGCGGCTGTGGTCTGTTGCAAGGTGCTAGTGTTCGATCCGAGCGACACGATACCGCCCAGCACCGCAGCGATCGATCCGAGGGCAGCGGTGGCGCCGGACCCGAACAGGCCGAGCATCATCACCAGCAGCAAGAGGGCGCCGGCAGCGATCGCTGTCTTCGACACCATGATGATCTTCCGGCAGCGTTCGGCGCGCTCGGCAAGCGCCTCGAGCCGTGCTTCAAGCTGTGAAATCTCGTCGGTCGGGTCGTCTTCTTCAGCCATCATGTCCAGGATTGAGCCCCATTACACGTCATTCCGCGGCAAGCTCCAACGGCGCTTCGCGCGGCATGACGATCGCGTTGTCCTGCCAGATGAAAATGATTTTGCAAATGATTCAATGGGCATTCCCGCTCCCTATGATGCCGCTGTAAGCCGATTGCGTCCGGGCGCGATCCGTCAGATCTCCAGGATTGCGCCGACACATTGTCGCTGCAATAAAATGGGTATAAGATCTCAGTCACTCGGCTTTTTCGGATACCGGCCTTTCGTTCGCTCCTTGGTTGCATCGCAAAAAGGACCACAACATGCCGATTACGACGCTGAAGGTTCTCTCGACTATCCTGCAATTGCATGGACCGGGCGCAACAATCCAGAGCGATCACCAGGGCATCGACGCGTTGCTGAGTGATCTGCGCGGGCAAAATGCTGCAGAGCCGACCCAGGTCTATTTTCGGCGCGGCGGTTTCCTTCGAGGCGGAGGCTACGGCGGCGGCTTTCGCAGAGCGGGATACGGCGGTGGTGGCGGGTTCCGCAGGGGCGGCTTTATCCGTTACTAGGTCTGCTTCGTAGTGGTGTCCCCACCCGGTATCGGCATGTCGGCTGACGCTCAAGATGCTTTGCCAGATGCTTTGGGCTTCCAGGAGCAGCCAATCTCGCAGCTGTTGGTCAAGGTTGCTTCGAGATGCAACATCGACTGCTCTTATTGCTACTGGTTCCGCGACGCGTCGGTTTATGACAAGCCGAAGCTGATGAGTTCTGAGGTGCTGCTTCAGTTGTTGCAGCGCATCGAAGAGCACGTCGCCAGGCATTCCCTGATCGATTTTCCCATCATTCTGCATGGCGGCGAGCCCCTGCTGTGGGGAATCGATAATTTTCACCGCATTGCGGCGGCGTGCGAAGGCATAACGTCACGAACGGGCTGCGACATACCCATCGCGGTGACCACCAATGGCGTGTTGATCGACGATGAGTGGCTGAACTGTTTTGAGGCTCGCAACATCCAGGTCGCGATCAGCCTGGACGGTCCGGAACATATTCACGACCTGCACCGGAAAACGTTTCAAGGCACCGGCACCCACGCCGCGGCAGAGCGAGCCGCCCGGATGCTGGCGTCACGCGACATCGCCATGAGCGCGCTGGCCGTCTGCAATCCCGCTTACCCGCCAAAGGAATACGTCGAATTTTTCGCGAGTTGCGGAATTGCCAACTACGACATCATGATCCCTGATGCGACGGTGGATGAGACCCCCGCATCCGTTGGTTCGTTCTACAAGGGGCTGTTCGATCTGTGGCTGGAGGCCAACCGCAGCAAGCCCACGGTGAATATCCGGATCATTGCCGACATGATCACCGCCATGCTCGGCAACAATTCGCCGACCGAGGGCGTCGGCTACAAACCCATCGAACTCTGCACGGTCATGACTGACGGTTCGGTCGAGGCGCATGATGTGCTGCGGATTGCCGGCGACGGATTCACGACCACGAAGTTCAACATTTTCGAGCATGCGATCGACGACGTCAGGAACGAGCCCCGCTGGAAAGCCGCGCGTGATGCTTCCATCCAGCTTTCCGGGAAATGTCAGCAGTGCAAGTTCATGAACGCCTGCGGCGGCGGCTATCTTCCGCATCGCTTCTCCAGGAAGAACGGATATGACAATCCGTCAGTCTATTGCGACGACCTCTATTCGATGTTCGAGAACATGCAGTCCGTGCTTGAAAGCCACCTTTACGTCAGCAAGCCGGACGGGGAACGTCTCGGCGTGCGGGACGCGCTGGCGGGGCGCGTAGCAGGTTAATCGGGTTCCGTTACGCGTCATTGCGCGGCAAGCTCCGGCGGAGCCTCGCGCGGCACCACGATCCGGATTTTCGTGCCCGCGCCGGGCCTGGTCTCCAGCTGGATCCGGCCACCCAGACGATTGGTCACGATGTTGTGGACGATGTGCAGTCCGAGGCCGGTGCTGCCGTGGTCGCGCCGGGTCGTGAAAAACGGGTCGAACACCTGGCGCCTGACCTCCGGGCTCATGCCGCAGCCGTCGTCGGAAAACAGTACTTCGATGTTGTTCTTGCCCGACGCTTGCGCCGCAATGTGGACGGATCCGCGTTCGCCATCGGGAAAGGCATGCACCGCGGAATTGAGAACCAGGTTGGTGATCACCTGGCCGTAGGGCCCGGGATAGCTGTTCATCGCCAGATCGCCTTCGCATTCGACGTCGACCACAAGGTCTCTGCGCAGGCTGAACCGCAGTCCCTTGACGACCTGTTCGGTGACCTCGCCGAGATCGAAAGCCCTGCGGTCTGAAATGTTGCGATCGGTCGCCACCTGCTTGAACGACTGGATCAGGTCGATGGCATGATTGAGGTTGATCATGACTTGCGATGCCGCTTCCCGGTTCGCGGCGACGAATTCAGTCAGGGTCGAGCGGCGCACGTCGCCCGAGGCGACAACGGCTTCAAATCGATCGGTCTTTTCGATCAGCGTCGAGGCAACCGTCAGGCTGGTGCCGATCGGGGTGTTGATCTCGTGCGCAACACCAGCCACCAGCCGTCCCAGCGCGGCGAGCTTCTCGGTCTGCACCAGACTGTCCTGCGCGGCGCGGAGGTCGTCGAGCGATTGCGTCAGTTGCTGGGTGCGCTCCTGCACCTCGGCGAACAGCCGCGTATTCTCGATCGCGATCACCGCCTGACCGGCAAAGGTCCGCAGCAGTTCGACCTGCGTCTTCGGAAACAGCTGCGGTTCGAGCCGCATCACCGCGATCGCGCCGATCGCGACATCGTCGCGCAGCATCGGCACGACGAGGATGCTGCGATAGCCGGAAGTTCGCTGCAGGTCGCTGTATCCGCCCGAGATCAGCACATCGGGCTCGTGCACGACCCGGCGCTCGCGCAGCGCGACCGAGATCAGGTTCTTGCTGGCGAGCGGGGCAGGGTAGGCCTTCCGCACCGCCGCCACCGATTCCGGAGAGAACTTGTCGTGCGCGACCAGGTGGACCTGCTCGCCGTCGCGGCGATAGACGGCGCTCAACACGCTCTGACAGAGCCGTGCGGCGTTCTTGACGATCCGGTCGAACACCGGCTGCAAATCCGTTGGCGCGTCCGCAATCAGGGTCAGCACCTCGGCCGTCGCGGCCTGCCGCTCCCTGGCCTCCCCGAGTTCGCGGGCAAGCCGTTCAGCGTCGGCCTTCGCAGAACCGCTGATTTTTGCAGGCCGAGACACGCGCGCAGTTTTGGGCGCAACGCTGGGCTTTCGCGTCGTCGTCTTGCGGCTCCGCGATTTGTTGGGTCCGCCGGCTGCTTTCATTGCCTCCCCCGAGTCGAGCCAGGCTATGATTCGGGATATCGTAGCGGACGAACTGGCCATGGGAAATGGGTTCGCGGCCGGCATCTGGGGGCTGCACCGCCCAACCCGTAGACTGTCCGACGGGCAAATCACCCCCGGATATGGGTCCAGCCCTTCGCAAAAAAATAAATCGCTGGCGCCGTCGGGCAAATCAGTCGTTCAACTCCCGCCATCCTGTCCCACCAGAGCAACTGTGCTGAAGTAGACCGGTGATCGGCTGGCCTCAAGGCTGGCGCGAGGCGCGCCCCCGCCTTCGGCGGCTTACGGCCTTGACGCCGTCCGCTCCCCGGTCTGTTGGCTAGGCATGCGCTCGGTCGAGGACCGAGCGCGGTGAAGTGCGCTCGCTCAATTCAGTGCGTAACGGCTGGGATCCCATTTCTGCCGGCGTGCGATCATTGTGTTGAGGATGATGATCAGCTTTCGCATGCAGGCGACGAGCGCAACCTTCGGCTCCTTCCCCTTGGCAAGTAGCCGTTGATAGTAGGCCTTGAAGACAGGATTGTTCTGTGTGGCCGCGCCGAGGCACGGCATGTAGAGGGCGTTTCGGACCCAACGGCGGCCGCCCTTGATGTGGCGTTCGCCGCGGCGCTTTCCGCTATCATCGTCATAAGGGGCAACGCCTAACAACGCCGCGGCGATCTCGTCGCTCACTTGGCCAAGCTCCGGCATTCCAGCAATGAGGTTCGCTGAGCTCGTTTCGGCAAAGCCCGGCACGCTCTCGACGATCTCGGCGCGTTCGGCAAGATGAGGTGTGGCCCTGACCTGGGCCGAGATCGCGACTTCGAGCTTGGCAATTTCCTCGAGCAAGCTCTTCAAGATACGGGTCCGCGCTTTCCGAGCCTGTCCTGGTGCAGCATGCTCGTTTTGAGCTTCCAGTCGTATCTTGAGATCGACCAGATTGAGACGAGCTTTCACCAGCGCCTGCAGCTCTTCGCGCGCGGCATCGTGCACTTGGCCCGGCGCCTCGCTGAACGTCTCTGCGAACCAAGCGATCATCTCTGCATCAATCGTATCGTTCTTGGCCAGGCGTCCGGCCGACTGCGCAAAGCTGCGGACTCGCTTGGGGTCGACGATCCGTACGGCGATGCCGGCCAGACGGAGCACCTTCCCCCAATCGCGCTCATAGCCGCCGCTGGCCTCCATCACCGCCCTGTTCACCTTGTGCTTGCGAAGCCAGGCAACCAGCTTGCGATGACCCTGGGCAGTGCTCGGATACGTCTGCCGCAGCGCCAACTCGCGAATGCACGCATCGACCTTGTCCTTTGCTACATCGATGCCGACGACAACGAGACCATTTTGTGCCATCATCCACTCCCTTCCTTGCTCGGTACGGGCTCAACGGCCCTTGCAACTGTTCGGGTTGAGGAAGACACCGGAGCTGTCCCTCGCTCTCATACAGGCTCTGCCGCTTTGGGGCGTTACGGGCTCAGTTCCAGCA harbors:
- a CDS encoding IS110 family transposase, translated to MMAQNGLVVVGIDVAKDKVDACIRELALRQTYPSTAQGHRKLVAWLRKHKVNRAVMEASGGYERDWGKVLRLAGIAVRIVDPKRVRSFAQSAGRLAKNDTIDAEMIAWFAETFSEAPGQVHDAAREELQALVKARLNLVDLKIRLEAQNEHAAPGQARKARTRILKSLLEEIAKLEVAISAQVRATPHLAERAEIVESVPGFAETSSANLIAGMPELGQVSDEIAAALLGVAPYDDDSGKRRGERHIKGGRRWVRNALYMPCLGAATQNNPVFKAYYQRLLAKGKEPKVALVACMRKLIIILNTMIARRQKWDPSRYALN